Below is a window of Rhipicephalus sanguineus isolate Rsan-2018 chromosome 9, BIME_Rsan_1.4, whole genome shotgun sequence DNA.
TTCTCAAGTACACAAAACTGTACCGCAATGGCATAGTTTGCCATGCTTATGCTCCTTTTAGGAAGCCTACATGCACCTGCACATAGGTTTCTCATCAGCAATTAGTGACCACGATAAGTGTTGATAACGTACAACAAGCAAGTTTACTGTTCTTTGTAAAGGTGGCGTCCAATGGCGGGTGCTGCGATTATCTTTAGGGCTGACACGTAAGGATGTAACGTAAGTGCTGCCACACTTTTTGAACACAAACAGGCAGGATGGGACATTTTAAAAAAGGCAAGCTTTTACGTGTGCCCCTAAGGGAGCAAAACAAGACTAGTGTTTCAGAACTTAAGAGGCGAGAAAACGCAAGGAACACGAGAGTATCAATGATGCTTTACTGCTTTTCAATGTGCGGTTTGTCAAGCACACTGCCACAGTTTCATGTTCAGCTCATGCACAGTGCCTCCAGTTGACTCAGGACAAatttataagaaaaacaaaattaGAGTAAGTAAATCGTGTCGAATGCGTTAGGCTTGATCAATTGATAAAAACACAACATGACAATGCGTTTACACTAATGCACGCGCTTTGCTGCAATGCAGTGCGACATTGCATCAGACGTACCGCTATACAGGAACGAAAGTGTCGTTTGACGTAGGCAGAAACGGCTCACACAAACAGGGACAACGCAAACGGGCACCACGGGTCAAGCGCTGCCTGCCAACTGCATCTCAACTGAAAGAATGCCAGGCCTTTTGTAATCTTTATCCCATTCTCGCATGTGTACACAAGTATAAGACAATCTCAGTTATCTTCATCCAAAGACATGGCATTTCTTTTAGAAGATTGTAGCTGATACTGCTGTGTGTCCGGGCTGCATAGTGACCGCAAATGGCTCGCATTAGTCAGCGAGATGCAGCTGGCAGTCGGCACTTGTCCTATGGTGCATGTTTGCGTTTTTATCCTTGGCTGGATTGTGTCGGCTCACACTGAAGATAAAATAATTAGGCCGTGCCAAGACAAAGCCATTTGAAGGAAACACCTAGAATGATACTGACGATGACTTTTAAAGGCTTGTTttttagttagacacaatattaatgagaactaacagacaataatgccaaagaaagtataggggatgttattcgttatAATTagaataaagtgtgaagaaagtaaagtggacgaaaagataacttgccgccggcagggaccgaacctgcgaccttcaaataacgcgtccgatgctctaccactgagctttggcatttttgtctgttagttctcattactagAATGGTATTGTACCTCAAGTAGTACAACCAGTACAGTCATGTCAAGGCAACTGCACTGGttatgcaatgcaatatgcaagAAGATATGTTAATATTCGTAGCGTCGCAGTAACATGTGACAGCTGTGGTCTTGGCATGACACGTTCTCAACATTGAAAGTTAGTCTTTTATCAACTGTGCTGCATCAACACACACTCAGTGCCTGCATTTGTCACAAAAAACATTGCTGCTTACCAAAGAGAGGCATGGTTGTGCATCCTCTCGTGCTTTCATGAGGCAAAATACGAAGTAAAATTTTTCTCCGGAAAGGTATGTTTCAACATAACCTCATGACTACAAGCTAGAGTTGTAATATGCAAATAAGTTGTGCCATAGAAAGTGTTGCTCATTTTTTAAAAACCGCAATGCACAATATTCAGGGTGGAATATCGATTACTGATTCAACAGCGTTACTTGCATGAGTTCCAAAGTGTTGCTTTCTCAGTAGTAATCAACCACTTCCTAGTCAAACTAATGAACACGGAGTTATTAACAATATTTTAACAGTCTAAACTAATTGTGTGTTTCCCTGGACTATTATCCCTTCAGCTTAGACTGCACTAGCTAGTCATTGATACAATATGGAGGCCCTTATACCCATGGCACGGACCATACGTTCTCATATTTGCCATGCATTAACATACCTGAGCTATCTCGATGATGCTGGACCCACTGCTGACGATGTCCTCGATGATGATGCACTTCTGGCCAGGATGGAAGGTTCCCTCGATGGGACGTTTTGTGCCATACGACTTGACTTCTTTGCGTACCATTACCATTGGCTGCTCAGTTGCCATTGCCACGCACTACGTAAGAAAGAAGTTGCACCGTTCAAAGTGAATTGGTGAGCATTGTCAGAGTAGGTTTGGGATCCATCGCATGTGCAACATAAGTGTAGGAATTATTAGGACTCATCTGCACTGAATAACTCATAGTTTGTGAATTGATGCCCATTCAATCAACAAGTTTTTTCGATTCTCGTAGTTAAAGTTCTAAAAAATTTAAAGAGTGGCTTTATAGCAATAGATAGCTCTCGATGTCTTCATGGTTGCCTCTTCAGGTGCCAGTACACCAAGAAGCTCCATGAACAAGCATGGCAGTGTGACAAGCAACAAGTTGATAAATATGGTCACCATTGAAAAATTAACTCATGAGCATGTGATAATGAGGGTTCATTGATGTTGTTATGGCTGCCATGTCTGGGTACTAACACAACGAGAAGCTGCGTTTATAGAGTCATGAGACCATCCATACTAAAGCAGGAGTGACCTGGATCTTTAACACTGTCCGAGATCAtgtgcaatataaaaaaaaaaatccagataaATATAAAATTAGCTCACTACAATAGGCTCAGTTTTCCTAGAACACATTTTTACCTTTTAACAATTCATGTTTGCCACCTCTGAAGCAATGAAGCTGCATTGTACTGCTTTAACGTAACCTGTGGGTATGCTGCACACAAACCTTGTTTGATGTCATCTGTGTGTGTTAAATAGTTAAATCACAATCCATACACGAGCCAAAAGTGGTGTCttcttttaaagggactgtctaccgtccttcatcgcttttctgttttgtaccgcaatagaaagcgtaccatctgaagtgtccaaccttgcagcagtttctctggaaagtgagtagaaaattaaaaaaaaagatttttttcgatctgcgttcggtcttcttccattggcatgaaacatgcccacaacactggttggtggacgcgatgacgattgtagcgctggtaaaaattaaaaccgaaagcacacgtgatttctgtaggattacattactttcgctgaacactattgtaatgaatgtaacagtcgtttacATCGCGCTAGCGGTtgaatgaagccttattatacgattacagaacccttgttttgctgtaatcacagtctatgcgtttattttagcactgctgccgcaatccaagccaagtccaTTCGTcagaaagagacgataaatgcacgccttcacagctcAGCACATGTgtgacatcctaacaacaatacagcggcacagcacgaccagcgcagagagccgcatggcatagcgcatgaattgaagcagaagaaatcgaTGATGGCGCCGCAAGCagtgccaccgggcgccttttttgatgcgtgagaaaaaaaagcgaaaaggtactttctgacgcaaccgaaggctgcctcaagtgcgtaaaatacaatttcaagtcaTAGATATttgttttaagcaaaatgagtctacttgcgaggatttcttgtcctaccagtggattgaaccacatcgccgtcgggtgacgctagcggtcattctttcacgattttcaacaccaaattaaaaatataattcctttttttacggggcaaaagcatgctcgttgccgccgatgtgacgaacaatcttctcattttcacgacaatcagaaaaatttttccgagcggtagacagtccctttaagctagTACATGGTCACTCACTATTTGCCCAATTAACAAATGGTGCCGTTTTGTAGCTTGAAACTCCACATTACGGGTCCCAACAGTTGTACAATCAGTTCAATTTCATGCGCATCTATGAGAAGGCTAATTCATTTAACTGTTCCGCTCCTTCAACATCTATTAGGCTTTGGCACGAGCTTCCTAATACCATAGCTTAAGAGAGTGAGCGAGAAAATTTCCGGCTTCTGACAACACATTTTTAAGATAATTTCACAATACATACTGTTCTTGTCATTGCCGTTCCCACTTTTATGTGCCACTGTACATTAATTACTCTTTCGTAATAGCCAAATTATGACCCGATCGCTCCGTAACTCAACTATTTTTGTACTATTAGCAGTTTTGTTAATTAATGAGCTTTCGCATTCAAGAGCGTGTTTTTTTCTGGCCTGTTCGGGTTTGTTTGTTTACATTGTAACACAATATTACTGTATATTAGTGCAATTGTTATACTTACATTTTTTACTTATGCTGCTTCCTCAtatattttttaattattgtatataatttttttattgtactttccccTCTTATGCAATGCCTCTAGGGGCCTGTAAGGCATTCGTGTGCACTGTCCCCAAATTTATGTATATGTCTGTCCCCATACTTAGATAAACGACACGAACAGCCAGAGGCGCGGTGCCGGTAATATTCCACACTGAAGTCCctagaggaagagaaagaaatctaAGGACTTTAGTTAGCACCAGTCCAGCGACAGCAGCCAATGAAAGGCACTGCAGGCACTCCACTCGCGCTGTCTGTAACCTATTTGCTCTATGCAGTGTCCGCTAACAGCTAACCGTCTGATTCTGCTTTTTAGTTTCATAACGAAATTCTGGCGAACGAATTTCTCGCATGCAAAGCGAAACGGATACATCTTACCGTGGCGATGGGGAGCGCCGTGTACGGAACCCCGCACAGCAGATCGCCCTCGATTTTGTCTTCTTTGATCTTGGCGACAACGGCATCGGCGATGTCGTGCTGAAAGGTGCAATTAATTTTGTTTCAGCCGGAAGCGAGCGGTGAAGCAAGAATTCAATCGTGCATGCTACTCGAAAATTATTGGTTTAACGAAGCGTACGTACAAGTAGTTTCGGGTAGCTCACGGATACTCGGAGGTCTACGTAGAACGGCGATGTGATGCCGCTCTTGAGCGTGAACGTGCCGAACTTCACGGCTCCGGCGTCAACCAACTCACAAGCCAAGCATTCTCCCATGGTCGCAGCAGTGCCAACGCAACACGTGAGCGGATCAACTCGTCGATGCTAATTCGGCGCGAACGAGATGACGACCACAGACAGCAACAGCGTTGCGTTTGCAGGCGAATGTCTTCAAATGTAGAGCGATGGGTCCTTGCGATGTGTTCGGTGAGAGATCGTGTTCGGTGGACCCGGTGGACCGCGAACCTCAGATAGCCCGCGCACAGCCGGCGATTGCGCGCGCGTCACGTGCGAAAAAAATCTGGACGTGCAAACAGGCGTGGACGTCGACGCGGTCGACGGGTTGCATGACAACCGCatcatctcgtgatgatgatgTCCGCCAATCGCTGCGAAAAAATCTGGACGTGCAAATAGGTGTGGGCCGGAGTGTTGGCATGACAACCACatcatctcgtgatgatgatgCCCGCCGATCGCCTCGAGATCCTCTTGGCTTGCGGCACCCTCGATTTCTTGTTGACGTTGCGACGGTGTGCGAAGATCTACGCGAAGATCGACCCACTTTAGGCGGTTGAGACGGGTTGGAGAGGTTTAGGAACATAGTTTTGGAGGTTACGCTTCGCGTAGACCCGCCAGAATCCGTAGCAACGTTGCGTTTCCTTTGTCGTGGCTGTTGCCCGATTCGGGCAGGACACCCCGTTGGCAGATCGGCGGGTTCATCACCCCTTCGATCGGCACAAATTCGCGGGGGGCCAATAACCTCCTCGTGCGCATTAGCGACCGTTCAAGCTTGTGGAAGTGACTGCCGACATGAACCTGACCGCGATTGCGCTGCGGCGATTGGCGCCGCGCTCGGGATTGTGTGCGGGCAGGGGCCTGACAGGCCGCCGACGGCGCATCCAGCTGCCCTCTCCGATAGTTGGCAGCACTACTGGCACTACGGCGGCCGCACCCCCCGCTGTCATGTCAGCTGCTTTCCATGTGTCATCTACTGAACGCGTCAGGTATGAATTGCCGTTTCCTGCTATCTGATTCAAACGGAAAAATGGTTCATTCCCGACGCACCTGTGCCGTCTCAATAGACATAGAACTTTATCTACAGCATCGGCATGCGTGTGATACCGTAGCGCCTTCTGAATAATGCATCTAACGGACTGCGGTCAATTCATCTCCGTCATCGCAGTTTTCCTCCTAGGACACGCACGGACATGCGAGAAACGAGCAAACAGAATAATCATCTCTACTGGGTCCGTTAATAGTGCGTAAGTTTGCACGAAAGAGCGCCCGTCATCCAGGCAAGTTTAGTTATAACTGCGCAATGCAACGTTCCGTCTCCGCATCGGCTGGCCGTACTGTCGGCAGGGGAACGCACCGTCTCTAACCGTGCCAGCCTTGCGGACCGAAGCcgtgaaaacaaacaaaacatccGTAAAGCCGCGTCTGAGAGACGGAAAAAAAATTTCCTTGTTCCTGAAGGCCCGATATgcacacagaaagaaacaaatacgGGAGAGAGCGAGGAAGAAAAGAACGGTATTCATGTACGTTCGTGTACGACTAGCTCTTTTGCCACAGCGTACACGTCTTGCTGCCGAACGCAGGGCAGAGAGCATGGCAAGCGAACGGCGACGTCTACCGCGGGTCGCCTCGGCGAACGACCTCATCGTGCGCGAGGCCCGGGACGACCTCATGGGCATCGTGCTGGAGACGAAGTTCGGCGAGCCGGCCCTCGCCGAGGCCCTGAAGGCCCTCCGCGGCGCCCTCGAGTACAACCTGCCGGGAGGCAAGCGTAGCCGACTGCTGGCGGTCGTCCAGACCTACGAGCTACTGGCCGACGAGGCAGCACCGCAGTTGCACCTGGCATGCCTGGTTGGCTGGTGCGTCGAACTGGTAAGGCTCGATcagcaaaacgttttcttggggCTAGTCGGTTCACGACTTCCCAAGAAAAAAAATCGTAGCGCAAAACGACACATGGACGGACAGGTACCAGACAGGTTTTTCTTCAGAAGTCAGTCCCGTGTACTAGTGCCAGTCCCATCTACCTGTCTGTTATGTCGTTTGGTGCTATGATTTTTTCTTCAGAAGTCGTGGTAAGGCTCAGTGGCAGCTGGTCTTGCTCACTGCAGCGACTTGCACTGGTCATGCAGCCACGTTTTCCGCCAAGCAACTGGTAGCAGTCTCTTTAGTCTCCTTGGTTCGAAAAGCGGCTGTTTTGGATTGGTCACTTGCACAAGTGAAACTGTAAAGCTCGTGAATCCACCAGATGCACAGCAACAGTACGTCTAGGACTCATTTGCACCTGCGATTCTCAGGGGAGGCCAGTTGATTGCTTCCTAGACATTGGTTGCAACGTGTCGCAACTCACCAGTCATGGCCGCCTAATTTTGATTGAAAAGTGACATTTTGGGTTGCTGCTAAATTTCTCAGTTGCACGACTGAGAAATCGAAGCATCCACGAACTGATCGAAGACAGCCGCTTTTCAATCAAAAATGACCATTTGTGACCGGTCGCTTTGCAACTTGAGTGTGCTAGAACATTTGCGAGCAACCTGGTCATATAATTTGTGACCTGCTAAAATGGGCACAGCCTCAATAGCATCGGCATCATCAGTTGCCAGTGTAGATGAGGAGCCTTATGCATTGTTTTACGAGACAAGTGATGGTGGTTTGAGCAGACGTAAGTCGATGTGAGCATTCTGCTTACAGTTGCCATATGTAGGTTCGATGGTTATCACAGGGAATGCACACAAAGATTAATTCCTGAAGAACAAACATTGTTTATCACTAAGAATAATGTAGGAAGGTAGGCTAATGCACTCGTGACCCAAGTATGAGATAGCTTCAGCTTGAGTAACTTCTATGGTTAGTCTGTCATGCATCCTTCTGATAATGTCAcatgttttaaagggacactaaaggcaaatattaagtcgacgtcgattgttgaaataacggtccagaaacctcgtagtgctacttttgtgccaaggatgtgcttattttgaaataaaatcacgttttaatggtctgcatcgcgttagcacacttcaaatcacccgcctgaaagcggtgtttctcacgtcactactgccgtgtccaacgttgcccgcctttactgcgtggcggcgtgcactggcggcgtgcgccattctggcatccggcaacatcacatgcatgcggcattttgtcgaactttctgtaagagcgactttcacgagcgcgcaaaagacgcgcggcagtacgcgataccgaaactaccactgagacgcgaccgcgtgagcgaagcagggtgccgggcgaagcacagtttggcgaaaacggaacctttgaaccacgcgcgccgttccccatggcaacaccaaaaGATATATGTCTTTCTTAGACATAtgtatttgtgatttttccaataagcattcagttgttagatagcgcttgtgtcgttgtttcttcttctttcgtctgtgtcgcgtttgcgctaaccatcatgaacaccaaaagaggttcttttttccatgaatcaaacagaaacgaacaagcagcattttattacatctcttgatgcatcggaaggttctttttattgcagctagttggattacgagtgattaattgtagtcgaactctctcatgtcatcgggatcatttccaaaatgtgccgctcgtggcgctgatcgtgtgatacatttagcttaatttctcggtaagtagggcgctgctgttgataatattgccgttttagacattgtcatacattgagctttcactctgacataaattgttatttgcctttagtgtctctctAAAGAGTGACACGCAGCCACAAGATTCAACATGAATGGCAGGCCAACCATCATGTACGCTTCTTACGTTACTACGGTGCTCCGTTAATCTATAACGACATCGTGCGAGCTTTGCCTAGGCACGTGGAGAGTATATTACAATGGATATATCACAATTGGGGAGCATATTCCATGGAATGAAACATAGCGGCAAAGTAGACATATGCAAGTATGTTTACACTAGCCATTTGATGCTGGGATGTTTTCTAGAGGTCATTGCTACCATATGCAATGACCTCTAGATATGTACTACAAAGTGCATAATTAAACAAAAGGAGCATGCCGGTTTCATGTAGGGTTGGTAGACCAAGTACTCACTTGTGCTGCAGTCACCAATATTCACCAGTCACTGTACTGTACCAGTGTGTACTCACATTAGCCGGCCCTCAGTCACCTTGCTATTTGTCCGTACGCGTAGGCACCAACACTCACAGCTGGTTGCACATGCCCGGCAGGTGGCTGTCAACTCACTTCTCATACCAAACAGTAATTACACATCAGATGATTACGTTTCTTTATGTATGATTACATTTCATTCTCGTAAAAGAATGCAGTGAGCTATATGTAGCATAGGCTTGTCAAAACTAGAGCCAGCCTAGACACATATTTTTGCTGGTTCTGAGACTATCGGCTAAGGACAGGTGGACATCAGAAAGTGGTCACCATGTGTAGTGTGGTTATCATTGTTTCCAAACAAAACAGATTTCTGCTCATCTCTTTTTCCGCGACGCTGACATAACATCAAATTCAGCCAGCTGTGCAGCCCACTCACCAACCTCTGCACTGCAGGTAAAGGACTATGTGTACAAACTAGACAGATGAGGTAAATCACCGTGGCACCTGTTCCCGACTGACAGTCTTTCATTTGTCCTGTTCCAAATATGCAACTTATGAGGGCATGAGCCAGCGAAATTGTGGCTTCCCTTGGCCTTGGCATTCAAAAACAAACCAGTGATGaaactttattttgtttttcttcacGTTTCCATTCATCTGTGTTTAAATGACTTTGTCTTAGCCTATTCTCGACTTGTGCATACACACTGGCAAAGTTACACATGCCGCGTCACTATGAAAGTTTACATCCACACTTCTGCAGCATGTAGAGCTCAAGTGATCTACTCCTTGAGATATATGTTTTCCACAGAGCATGTCCAAGATAATACTGCAGACATTCAACACAACCGATTTCTGTTTTAGAGTGTGACAATAATTTAATGAAATCCTTAGGTGTTTTTTCATCACGCTTTCCTCTACGGAAGGTGAACACTTTGACGAATAAGCTACGCAATATGCTGTGTTAGAATGTACTCACAAAAAGATGTTTGGTTTGTTTCTGTATGCTGCATGAAAAGACAGAATGGAGTGAATCATGCCAGGTTTTTAAAGAGGAAACAAAACCTATGGTATCGCTGTCACAAGCTTTATCATTCCAGGTTTCGTGATTTAAAAACTGCAGGCCCATCTCTGTGACATAACTTGCACCACCTGTGCCTACTTCTGTGCTGAATAGGAATGCATTGACCTTGGCATAAGGAAGTAATGACAGGTCTAAGTTTAGAAAGGGGTCTGCGAGGAAGAAAGGCAGTGAAGCCTTGGGACGCCTGTTTTCCTGCTTCTAAGGGCTTGTACGTAGTATTATGCTTTTGTGGCTAGACATTAGATGTGACTTTTCACAGTGACTTTTGTGGCTAGACACTAGTATACAACTCAAGAAGTCCGAAGAGGCcacgcccagatgaccgaagtgcGACAGCCAATCGCCTCCGCGATttaagaaatagtcccgctcacaTACTCTCTGGAGGCGAGATCGCTGGCCTTTCGGCTCAGTGATGTCGTTCTGGAGTGCGTGCCCATTGGTGTAGGCTTGTGTGCATACGCCTTTGAGCATGGAAATGCCACGGACTTcgaaagttgtatccgactaaagACACCACATTTATTTATCCATCTATACAGACCCACACACGTACacactacatacatacattacacgTATTGTCAATCCAGATTGGAATCGTAAGACGAAGGCATGTGTAAAATGAGAAAGACAGCAACAAAATATTCGCAGAGACTCATGGTGGCCTAGCGGGCTACGGTGTTGCCTTGCTAAGCGCGAGGTCATGGGATCGGTTCCCAACCacttttcgaggggggggggggggggcaaatcgAAAAAACACTGATGTACTTGGATTCagttgcgcgttaaagaacaccattaATGAAGAGTGGATTTTCATTGACTGTCCACAACATTTCAAGCCGCTAGCCATAGGTCAAGGTCAAggttaaaaaaagaacagcagtCCCTGCGGAAATAATGAGCCATTCAATCTTGAGCAGTTCCTGTGGAAACAATGTTTGGTAAGTGAGTGCAGGCTTTCGTCTCTCATTGACTGTGCCCATGATTTAGAAATGTATTAGAAAGCATCGTTATTCAACAGCCATCAATGAATTGATACATGAACTTTAGCTTGGGGTCAACCCAGATCAGTAAAATGCTTAAGTGATTTTATTAGACAACGGCTGGGCTGATTTCTCTGAAACTTGTTGCATCTGAGAAAGCAGGTTAAGCTACATTGAACTTGGGAACAAAAATTAGTATTTAgggcctgtaattttttttaaaagcgtGCCTGAAAActggcaaattaaaaaaaaagtcaagcaCAATGTTTACAAATATGTAGCTCCGCTCGAAAAGCAGGTTATTGTGTGAACTGCATCTGTTGGAACGCGTGAAGTGTACAAATCTGATTAATGAATTTACAGTTGACATAATATTGTTGCACCATTATCGAATGTCTTGCAATAGCTAAAACAAGACACAACTTCCCCTTATGTGTTATGCCATGTGTCTTAGTACATTGTGGCTTTGTCGTAACTGTAAATCAGGCATTGATACTAAAATCAACGTGATTGATCTCAATCAATCTGTTTTCTTGCTTCAATCGGTTCATTTGCTAGCTTTGTTGTCACTGTAAGTAAGGCATTGAAGCATTGAGATCAACGTGAATGGGGCATGGTCCTGACGATTGCGCACGTGCGTGTCGTGCAGCTCCAGTGCTACTTCCTCATCCTAGACGACATCATGGACGGATCGACGATGCGTCGCGCCCACCCGTGCTGGTACACGCGCCCCGACGTTGGACTGCGGGCCATCAACGATGCCCTCTTCCTCGACAAGGCCCTCGGTTGGGTGTTAAGGCAGCGCCTTCGTTCGCTGCCCTGCTACCTGCCTCTGCTAGAGCTCTTCCACGAGGGTGACCTCCGCACTGTGCTCGGGCAGGAAATGGACATGGTGGCTGCCGCACCGGACAGCAAGTGCAAGCCCACGATCGACCTGTACTGGGCCACGGTCACATTCAAGACAGCCTTCTACTCCTTTGCCCTGCCCATCCGTGCTGGAATGCTTCTGGTGAGATATGTCATGAGAGTGACGTTTATTATAGACTAGTTTCTGCTGAGCTTTGACTAGGATTGCAGCAACCTTGACATCGAAGCACGGTGTAAGAGGATACTCGCGATAACCGATCGACCAGATAGAGTAATAACGCAGCATGCCTGTCGCTCGGGTGATGGCAGCGGATATTTGTTGGCGTAACGACGCGACTTCAAGACAAAAATGCGTTGCTGTAGCAGCCGACGCTTCAcaggaaatctgaatttcctagtcggCAAACTTGGCTATGGCAGCTAGCAACTAAGCTGAAAACGCGTGCCACGTTGTTTGCGAgcgaaaaatgcaacatgcggcGGACGCCAGCATTGCCGCTGACCACGTCATTTGCTATAGCAATGGTACATTTTCTGTCTTGAAGTTGCATCGTCCTACCGATAGATATCCACTGCcatcaccggaccaacagacgctcATCGTTTTCAGTTTATCTGGTCGAACACAACTCACaagcaagccgagaagtgtccccaCATAAATCTCACATCATGCATCGAAGCCAGAGTGGGTACAGCTGCTCACTGAAGCAGCCAGCCTAAAGGCAAGCAGCATAAGTACGTCTGTGCTCATTCTGTTGTAAACAGGCACGATGAAACAATGAGACACAGGCCTACTGCTTCACATGTTCTGCTGACAACACAATTGCTTTTGTCACGTGACTGGAACTCTGCCTGATTTCAGTCACGATCCAACGTTGAACATAATGTACTTTCAAACACTCCGAGCTGTAGCAAGTTGCTCCGACAGAACCAAGCGAATGTGTTCCTACTGCTCGATTTCGACTAGCCAAACCTAAAGCATGTTTTGTCAGCATTCACGCTGCATTGCAATATTGCAACATTTCACTGTTTTACTCCTGTAACGCCGTTGCAAATGGAGAAGGGTAGGAGAGGTTCTACTATTGGCAACCATTGCACCAAATTGGCATCTGTAGCCTACTTTAGCCACCATGCTTCATGTCACGTGGAATGTAAAGCCACAATCTACTCCCTTTGTTTTGTAATCTAGTTGTAATCTAATGTAATCTCGCATGCGACTTATTGCTATGGCAGACCTTCAACGGGCAATTAAAACTGGCAGATGCTTTGCTGGCCTATCAAAGGCATCACGCTTGCATTTCTTTCATGTGGACACATTTacatctttcttcttttttttcccatcaATGTCTGGGTGCATTGTTATAACGAATATGGTCAATATGAAGGTGCTATAACAAAGCCCTATTGCAGTAATGCTTTGG
It encodes the following:
- the LOC119405656 gene encoding uncharacterized protein LOC119405656; the encoded protein is MNLTAIALRRLAPRSGLCAGRGLTGRRRRIQLPSPIVGSTTGTTAAAPPAVMSAAFHVSSTERVRAESMASERRRLPRVASANDLIVREARDDLMGIVLETKFGEPALAEALKALRGALEYNLPGGKRSRLLAVVQTYELLADEAAPQLHLACLVGWCVELLQCYFLILDDIMDGSTMRRAHPCWYTRPDVGLRAINDALFLDKALGWVLRQRLRSLPCYLPLLELFHEGDLRTVLGQEMDMVAAAPDSKCKPTIDLYWATVTFKTAFYSFALPIRAGMLLAGVEDSSLHEQAQEAALALGRIFQVRDDYIDCFGSVEEIGKVGTDIVDRKYSWLLVTALQVASPKQAETILAHVGRGAPGGADEAAVKAVYRELDLPGHYAAYRERALRDLDAQINRLPPNLADVLRLQRDALLKLDS